A section of the Papio anubis isolate 15944 chromosome 16, Panubis1.0, whole genome shotgun sequence genome encodes:
- the TUBA8 gene encoding tubulin alpha-8 chain isoform X2: protein MIDLEPTVVDEVRAGTYRQLFHPEQLITGKEDAANNYARGHYTVGKESIDLVLDRIRKLTDACSGLQGFLIFHSFGGGTGSGFTSLLMERLSLDYGKKSKLEFAIYPAPQVSTAVVEPYNSILTTHTTLEHSDCAFMVDNEAIYDICRRNLDIERPTYTNLNRLISQIVSSITASLRFDGALNVDLTEFQTNLVPYPRIHFPLVTYAPIISAEKAYHEQLSVAEITSSCFEPNSQMVKCDPRHGKYMACCMLYRGDVVPKDVNVAIAAIKTKRTIQFVDWCPTGFKVGINYQPPTVVPGGDLAKVQRAVCMLSNTTAIAEAWARLDHKFDLMYAKRAFVHWYVGEGMEEGEFSEAREDLAALEKDYEEVGTDSFEEENEGEEF from the exons ATGATAGATCTGGAGCCTACCGTAGTGG ATGAGGTTCGGGCAGGAACCTACCGCCAGCTCTTCCATCCAGAGCAGCTCATCACAGGAAAGGAGGATGCAGCCAACAATTATGCCCGGGGCCACTACACGGTGGGCAAAGAGAGCATTGACCTGGTGCTGGACCGCATACGGAAGCTG ACAGACGCTTGCTCTGGCCTGCAGGGTTTCCTGATTTTCCACAGTTTTGGTGGAGGCACTGGCTCCGGCTTCACTTCTCTGCTGATGGAACGCCTCTCCCTGGATTATGGCAAGAAATCCAAGCTAGAGTTTGCCATCTACCCAGCCCCCCAGGTCTCTACTGCAGTGGTGGAGCCCTACAACTCCATCCTGACCACCCACACCACGCTGGAACATTCAGATTGTGCTTTCATGGTGGACAACGAAGCCATCTATGACATCTGCCGCAGGAACCTTGACATCGAGCGCCCTACCTATACCAACCTCAACCGCCTCATCAGTCAGATTGTGTCCTCAATCACTGCTTCTCTCCGCTTTGACGGGGCCCTCAATGTGGACCTCActgagttccagaccaacctggtaCCCTATCCCCGCATCCACTTCCCGCTGGTCACCTACGCGCCCATCATCTCTGCCGAGAAAGCCTATCATGAACAGCTCTCCGTGGCCGAGATCACCAGCTCCTGCTTTGAGCCCAACAGCCAGATGGTGAAGTGCGACCCGAGACATGGCAAGTACATGGCCTGCTGCATGCTCTACCGGGGCGACGTGGTGCCCAAGGATGTGAACGTTGCTATTGCTGCCATCAAGACCAAGAGGACCATCCAGTTTGTAGACTGGTGTCCCACAGGCTTCAAG gTGGGCATCAACTACCAGCCCCCGACTGTGGTGCCCGGGGGAGACCTGGCCAAGGTGCAGCGGGCCGTCTGCATGCTCAGCAACACCACGGCCATTGCGGAGGCCTGGGCCCGCCTCGACCACAAGTTTGACCTCATGTACGCCAAGCGGGCCTTTGTGCATTGGTATGTCGGAGAGGGAATGGAAGAAGGAGAATTTTCTGAGGCCAGGGAAGACTTAGCTGCCCTGGAGAAGGATTATGAAGAAGTGGGGACTGATTcgtttgaagaagaaaatgaaggggAGGAATTTTAA
- the TUBA8 gene encoding tubulin alpha-8 chain isoform X1: MRECISVHVGQAGVQIGNACWELFCLEHGIQADGTFDAQASKINDDDSFTTFFSETGNGKHVPRAVMIDLEPTVVDEVRAGTYRQLFHPEQLITGKEDAANNYARGHYTVGKESIDLVLDRIRKLTDACSGLQGFLIFHSFGGGTGSGFTSLLMERLSLDYGKKSKLEFAIYPAPQVSTAVVEPYNSILTTHTTLEHSDCAFMVDNEAIYDICRRNLDIERPTYTNLNRLISQIVSSITASLRFDGALNVDLTEFQTNLVPYPRIHFPLVTYAPIISAEKAYHEQLSVAEITSSCFEPNSQMVKCDPRHGKYMACCMLYRGDVVPKDVNVAIAAIKTKRTIQFVDWCPTGFKVGINYQPPTVVPGGDLAKVQRAVCMLSNTTAIAEAWARLDHKFDLMYAKRAFVHWYVGEGMEEGEFSEAREDLAALEKDYEEVGTDSFEEENEGEEF, from the exons CGGGAATGCATATCAGTCCACGTGGGCCAAGCAGGAGTTCAGATTGGCAATGCCTGCTGGGAGCTCTTCTGCCTGGAACACGGCATCCAGGCAGATGGCACTTTTGATGCTCAAGCCAGCAAGATCAATGATGATGACTCCTTCACCACCTTTTTCAGCGAGACTGGCAATGGGAAGCACGTGCCCCGGGCCGTCATGATAGATCTGGAGCCTACCGTAGTGG ATGAGGTTCGGGCAGGAACCTACCGCCAGCTCTTCCATCCAGAGCAGCTCATCACAGGAAAGGAGGATGCAGCCAACAATTATGCCCGGGGCCACTACACGGTGGGCAAAGAGAGCATTGACCTGGTGCTGGACCGCATACGGAAGCTG ACAGACGCTTGCTCTGGCCTGCAGGGTTTCCTGATTTTCCACAGTTTTGGTGGAGGCACTGGCTCCGGCTTCACTTCTCTGCTGATGGAACGCCTCTCCCTGGATTATGGCAAGAAATCCAAGCTAGAGTTTGCCATCTACCCAGCCCCCCAGGTCTCTACTGCAGTGGTGGAGCCCTACAACTCCATCCTGACCACCCACACCACGCTGGAACATTCAGATTGTGCTTTCATGGTGGACAACGAAGCCATCTATGACATCTGCCGCAGGAACCTTGACATCGAGCGCCCTACCTATACCAACCTCAACCGCCTCATCAGTCAGATTGTGTCCTCAATCACTGCTTCTCTCCGCTTTGACGGGGCCCTCAATGTGGACCTCActgagttccagaccaacctggtaCCCTATCCCCGCATCCACTTCCCGCTGGTCACCTACGCGCCCATCATCTCTGCCGAGAAAGCCTATCATGAACAGCTCTCCGTGGCCGAGATCACCAGCTCCTGCTTTGAGCCCAACAGCCAGATGGTGAAGTGCGACCCGAGACATGGCAAGTACATGGCCTGCTGCATGCTCTACCGGGGCGACGTGGTGCCCAAGGATGTGAACGTTGCTATTGCTGCCATCAAGACCAAGAGGACCATCCAGTTTGTAGACTGGTGTCCCACAGGCTTCAAG gTGGGCATCAACTACCAGCCCCCGACTGTGGTGCCCGGGGGAGACCTGGCCAAGGTGCAGCGGGCCGTCTGCATGCTCAGCAACACCACGGCCATTGCGGAGGCCTGGGCCCGCCTCGACCACAAGTTTGACCTCATGTACGCCAAGCGGGCCTTTGTGCATTGGTATGTCGGAGAGGGAATGGAAGAAGGAGAATTTTCTGAGGCCAGGGAAGACTTAGCTGCCCTGGAGAAGGATTATGAAGAAGTGGGGACTGATTcgtttgaagaagaaaatgaaggggAGGAATTTTAA